One Pecten maximus chromosome 7, xPecMax1.1, whole genome shotgun sequence genomic window carries:
- the LOC117331560 gene encoding protein shisa-5-like, giving the protein MAFLSYTKVFLTIAIFFNAAVVHSFDTDDDDDDDHIFIDQSDTIHDTAISITVIGIIIALIIGGVIVITLIICCCCCKGRRTQGHVYRPTAVTTTTTVVTQQRNQPPQYPAQTTAGYHGYQATTPAPPAAQMAPPHQGTSPGYPSQNMAPGYPPQTQNSKPEPSAPPAPSAPYMQDMPYYPPPQDQAYPPPPSQTYPPQPYGGMVQPPPYSEK; this is encoded by the exons ATGGCTTTCTTGAGTTACACCAAAGTTTTTCTCACAATAGCCATCTTCTTCAATGCAGCTGTTGTTCATTCCTTTgatacag atgatgatgatgatgatgaccaCATCTTCATTGATCAATCGGACACTATTCATGACACAGCCATATCCATCACCGTTATTGGAATAATCATTGCTCTTATTATTGGCGGAGTCATCGTAATCACACTCATCATTTGTTGCTGCTGCTGTAAAGGTCGTAGAACCCAAGGTCATGTATATCGACCGACAGCAGTGACCACGACCACCACTGTGGTCACTCAACAACGAAATCAGCCTCCTCAGTATCCGGCTCAGACCACTGCAGGTTACCATGGATACCAGGCCACCACTCCAGCACCACCTGCTGCACAGATGGCACCTCCTCATCAAGGGACATCACCAGGCTATCCCTCACAGAACATGGCCCCTGGGTATCCTCCTCAGACCCAAAACTCTAAGCCTGAACCATCAG CACCACCTGCTCCATCTGCCCCATACATGCAGGACATGCCCTATTACCCTCCACCCCAGGACCAGGCCTACCCTCCACCCCCAAGCCAGACCTACCCTCCTCAGCCATACGGAGGAATGGTACAACCGCCCCCATACTCGGAGAAGTGA